A genomic window from Lotus japonicus ecotype B-129 chromosome 1, LjGifu_v1.2 includes:
- the LOC130727535 gene encoding uncharacterized protein LOC130727535, protein MATDSKKKGVSKKTPPRQKKTPPRQKRNTPTKEKEKVVPEKRPSSCDFWFSGTDLPSHYVSSHLRQYAAELLRSNPGSTVIIKSAVGVHGPVFERIYVCFEATKTAFAKHCRPLIGLDGCFLKGLYGGQLLSAVGKDGNNQMFPIAFAVVEAETKDSWTWFLNILLHDMNSVKPQNWAFISDQQKGLVPAIAELSQDTEHRLCVKHLYSNFRKRFPREELKNALWAAARASTEPQWKNAMDNMKELNQDAWLEMMHVCW, encoded by the exons ATGGCGACGGATTCGAAGAAGAAAGGTGTGTCGAAGAAGACCCCTCCAAGGCAAAAGAAGACCCCTCCAAGGCAAAAGAGGAACACTCCgacaaaagagaaagagaaggtgGTCCCAGAGAAAAGGCCTTCAAGCTGTGACTTTTGGTTTTCTGGAACTGATTTGCCCTCTCACTATGTTTCGAG TCATCTGAGGCAGTATGCTGCTGAATTGCTGAGAAGCAATCCTGGGTCCACAGTCATTATAAAATCAGCAGTGGGAGTACATGGGCCAGTCTTTGAGAGGATCTATGTCTGCTTTGAAGCTACTAAGACTGCATTTGCCAAGCATTGTAGACCCTTAATTGGGTTGGATGGCTGCTTTCTTAAGGGATTGTATGGTGGTCAACTTCTCTCAGCTGTAGGCAAAGATGGAAACAACCAAATGTTTCCAATAGCATTTGCAGTAGTGGAAGCTGAAACTAAGGATTCCTGGACTTGGTTCTTGAACATTCTTCTACATGATATGAATAGTGTTAAACCTCAAAATTGGGCATTCATCTCTGACCAGCAAAAA gGATTGGTGCCTGCTATTGCTGAACTGAGTCAAGATACTGAACACAGATTGTGTGTCAAACACTTATACAGTAATTTTAGGAAGAGGTTCCCAAGAGAAGAGTTGAAGAATGCTTTATGGGCTGCTGCAAGGGCTAGCACAGAACCACAATGGAAAAATGCTATGGACAACATGAAAGAGTTGAATCAAGATGCTTGGCTGGAAATGATGCATGtatgttggtaa